The following coding sequences are from one Diabrotica virgifera virgifera chromosome 2, PGI_DIABVI_V3a window:
- the LOC126880195 gene encoding uncharacterized protein LOC126880195, producing the protein MSNTNGNPPRKNYTEREREKCLLLEIIGKYKHIKLKTNNVPMLCPPTKTMKPGKNSAEFPRTPKQLNTAYINLKRVTSQKVAEENIQKYNEQKVLDQLKRDQTADKKDILATGGGTFRPRLTDVGAQMLSLIGNQIQPLPNSCDSASGFFTSVAQDSQVEVDYLQLEDT; encoded by the exons atgagCAATACAAACGGAAATCCTCCACGCAAAAATTATactgagagagagagagagaaatgtTTGCTGTTGGAAATAATTGGAAA ATACAAGCATATTAAATTGAAAACAAATAATGTACCAATGCTATGTCCaccaaccaaaacaatgaaacctGGGAAAAATAGCGCTGAATTTCCCAGAACTCCCAAGCAGCTGAACACTGCATATATAAACTTAAAAAGGGTCACTAGCCAAAAAGTAGCAGAGGAAAAT ATTCAAAAATATAATGAGCAGAAGGTTTTGGACCAGTTGAAGAGAGACCAAACTGCGGACAAA AAAGACATACTTGCAACAGGTGGTGGCACATTTAGGCCTCGTCTCACAGATGTAGGGGCACAAATGTTGAGTTTGATTGGCAATCAAATCCAACCTTTACCCAACAGTTGTGACAGTGCATCTGGTTTCTTCACATCTG ttgCACAAGACAGTCAAGTGGAAGTAGATTACCTACAATTGGAAGACACATAG